Proteins encoded within one genomic window of Flavobacterium oreochromis:
- a CDS encoding ATP-binding protein, translated as MKYHKEIEARLTYNVLWARYYSYKNQKRKAEYFFEKSIQCGVTQKEDILDSYLAEVYSDYAVHFEKFTDYKKALKYQKLSSEYNKKVYSQTRSESVKNYEDAIKIKEYEGHISYIQKEKEEKELSLKKTYVIIVLFMIIVGFLIVLVYVLFKNNRSRRKSFIRLQRINNELEKARDKAEESTRIKSQFVSTITHELRTPLYGVIGISDLLADEYPEIRNSKYLESLKFSAQYLLSLVNDVLQIYKITEKKIILEKSSFSLWDKLEAIKNSFYMQCVNTKNEINLDIDYNIPERIIGDGLRLSQILMNLISNALKFTEKGTVDVKVRLINEIDSQLCLEFIVKDTGIGIAKENQERIFEEFVQIERREEDYQGTGLGLPIVKKLVALFGGSISLESEEGKGTKVIFQLNFEIDNQVFLPNLFVDKEGDSDFKILLAEDNKINQIVTEKILQSFGYQVVIANNGLETIEACKKEIFDIILLDINMPIYDGYEAATQIRNLNITTPIIALTAFDKFEIFDKCKNAGMNDVLVKPFEKEELLEMLNHYRVRK; from the coding sequence ATGAAATATCATAAAGAAATTGAAGCTAGATTAACCTATAATGTTTTATGGGCTCGTTATTATAGCTATAAAAACCAAAAACGCAAAGCAGAGTATTTTTTTGAAAAATCAATTCAATGCGGGGTAACTCAAAAAGAAGATATATTAGATAGTTATTTGGCAGAAGTTTATAGTGATTATGCTGTGCATTTTGAAAAATTTACGGACTATAAAAAAGCTTTAAAATACCAAAAATTAAGTTCTGAATATAATAAGAAAGTTTATAGTCAAACGCGATCAGAATCAGTTAAAAACTATGAAGATGCTATTAAAATAAAAGAGTATGAAGGGCATATAAGTTATATTCAAAAGGAAAAAGAAGAAAAAGAACTGAGTCTTAAAAAAACCTACGTAATTATTGTTCTGTTTATGATTATCGTGGGATTTTTAATTGTTTTAGTCTACGTATTGTTTAAAAATAATCGTAGTAGACGCAAAAGTTTTATACGTTTACAAAGGATTAATAATGAATTAGAAAAAGCTAGAGATAAAGCAGAAGAATCTACCCGAATAAAATCACAATTTGTCTCAACTATTACACATGAATTAAGAACCCCTTTATATGGTGTTATAGGTATTTCTGATTTATTAGCAGATGAATACCCAGAAATAAGAAATAGTAAGTATTTAGAATCTTTAAAGTTTTCAGCTCAATACCTATTATCTTTAGTAAATGACGTTTTACAAATTTATAAAATAACCGAAAAGAAAATTATTTTAGAAAAAAGTAGTTTTAGCCTCTGGGATAAATTAGAAGCTATAAAAAATAGCTTTTATATGCAGTGTGTTAATACAAAAAATGAAATAAATTTAGATATTGATTACAATATACCCGAAAGAATTATAGGAGATGGTCTTAGACTTTCTCAAATATTAATGAATTTGATAAGTAATGCTCTTAAGTTTACAGAAAAAGGAACAGTAGATGTAAAAGTTAGATTAATTAATGAAATAGATAGTCAATTGTGTCTAGAATTTATTGTAAAAGATACAGGGATAGGGATAGCTAAAGAAAATCAAGAACGTATTTTTGAAGAATTTGTTCAAATAGAACGTCGAGAAGAAGACTATCAAGGTACAGGTTTAGGACTTCCTATTGTGAAAAAATTAGTAGCACTGTTTGGAGGGAGTATTTCTTTAGAAAGTGAAGAAGGAAAAGGGACAAAAGTGATTTTTCAATTAAATTTTGAAATAGATAATCAAGTTTTTTTACCTAATTTGTTTGTAGATAAAGAGGGAGATAGTGACTTTAAAATACTTTTAGCTGAAGATAATAAGATTAATCAAATAGTAACAGAAAAAATATTACAATCTTTTGGATATCAAGTTGTAATTGCTAATAATGGATTAGAAACAATAGAAGCATGTAAAAAAGAAATCTTTGATATTATTCTTTTAGATATTAACATGCCAATTTATGACGGATATGAAGCAGCTACACAAATTAGAAATTTAAATATTACTACTCCTATCATAGCTTTAACAGCTTTTGATAAATTTGAGATTTTTGATAAATGTAAAAATGCAGGAATGAATGATGTATTAGTAAAACCTTTTGAAAAAGAGGAGTTATTAGAAATGTTAAACCATTATAGAGTTAGAAAGTAA
- a CDS encoding dihydroorotase codes for MNLIIRNARIIEKNHPLNKEITDIQISNGKIEKIGKNLPIPNDYEEITFPDLHISKGWIDTSVSLGEPGFEDRETISNGLRVASKSGFTAILLQPNSAPILDNQAQIYFVKEKASQSATNIYPIGALTKNSNGNDLAELVDMKNTGAIAFGDYNKNLDNANILKIALQYTQDFDGKVITYSMDSNIKGKGIVNEGIISTQLGLKGIPSLAEELIIARNLYILEYTGGKLHIPTLSTAYSVELIRQAKTKGLQVSCSVSVHHLILNDEILTSFDSNYRVTPPIRTEKDRKALIEGILDNTIDCITSDHNPIDIENKNLEFDLAKNGTIGLESCYSALETIFPTEVIVEKLTSGRKVFKIEESSIKEGEIANLTLFSPNKNWIFLKENILSKSKNSAFINQPMKGKVIGIINNNQFIKNE; via the coding sequence ATGAACTTAATTATCCGTAACGCTCGAATTATTGAAAAAAATCACCCTCTAAACAAAGAAATTACTGATATTCAAATTAGTAATGGAAAAATAGAAAAGATAGGAAAAAACCTCCCTATTCCGAATGATTATGAAGAAATTACGTTCCCTGACTTACATATTTCAAAAGGCTGGATAGATACAAGTGTTTCTTTAGGAGAGCCTGGCTTTGAAGATCGAGAAACAATTAGCAATGGATTACGAGTAGCTAGTAAATCAGGTTTTACTGCTATTTTACTACAACCTAATTCTGCTCCTATTTTAGATAATCAAGCCCAAATCTATTTTGTAAAAGAAAAAGCAAGTCAGAGTGCTACAAATATATACCCCATTGGAGCACTTACTAAAAACAGCAACGGAAATGACTTGGCAGAACTTGTAGACATGAAAAATACAGGAGCTATTGCTTTTGGTGATTACAATAAAAATTTAGACAATGCTAACATCCTAAAAATAGCCCTTCAATACACACAAGATTTTGATGGAAAAGTTATTACCTATTCTATGGATAGTAACATAAAAGGAAAAGGAATTGTAAACGAAGGTATAATCTCTACCCAACTAGGTTTAAAAGGAATTCCTTCTCTAGCAGAAGAATTAATTATAGCTCGTAATTTATATATTTTAGAATATACAGGAGGAAAACTCCATATACCAACCCTTTCAACAGCTTATTCTGTCGAATTGATAAGACAAGCAAAAACGAAAGGGTTACAAGTAAGTTGCAGTGTATCTGTTCATCATTTAATATTAAATGACGAAATACTAACAAGTTTTGATTCTAATTACCGAGTAACACCTCCTATACGAACAGAAAAAGATCGTAAAGCCCTTATTGAAGGTATTCTAGACAATACTATTGATTGCATTACAAGTGATCACAACCCTATAGATATTGAAAACAAAAACTTAGAGTTTGACTTAGCTAAAAATGGAACAATAGGATTAGAAAGCTGCTACAGTGCTTTAGAAACCATTTTTCCAACGGAAGTGATAGTAGAAAAATTAACATCGGGGCGAAAAGTTTTTAAAATAGAAGAATCAAGCATAAAAGAAGGAGAAATAGCCAATCTAACACTTTTCAGTCCTAATAAAAACTGGATTTTCCTAAAAGAAAATATTCTATCTAAATCTAAAAACTCCGCCTTTATAAACCAGCCTATGAAAGGAAAAGTAATTGGAATTATTAACAACAACCAATTTATTAAAAACGAATAA
- a CDS encoding alpha/beta hydrolase, whose translation MNLSLYHLVKEPKVKKNKNPLLLLLHGYGSNEEDLFSFASELPDHYYVISARAPYHLMPNAYAWYAINFDADENKFSDLDQARSSRELISNFIDELIANYPIDSNKVTLIGFSQGCILSYATALSYPNKIQRIVGISGYFNQEIAIEDYDQNIFNNLQIFASHGNVDQVVPVEWARKAQPILNNLGIKNVYKEYPVGHGVSPQNFYDFKNWLLETE comes from the coding sequence ATGAACCTATCTTTATACCATCTCGTTAAGGAACCCAAAGTTAAAAAAAACAAAAACCCTTTGCTCTTACTATTACATGGATATGGAAGCAATGAAGAAGATTTATTTTCATTTGCTTCTGAACTTCCAGATCACTATTACGTAATATCTGCTCGTGCTCCTTATCATTTAATGCCTAATGCTTATGCCTGGTATGCTATTAATTTTGATGCAGATGAAAACAAGTTTTCAGATTTAGATCAAGCTCGTAGTTCAAGAGAATTAATAAGTAACTTTATTGATGAATTAATAGCCAATTACCCTATAGATTCTAATAAGGTAACACTAATTGGTTTTAGTCAAGGATGTATTTTAAGTTATGCTACTGCGTTATCATACCCTAACAAAATCCAGCGAATAGTTGGCATAAGTGGTTATTTTAATCAAGAAATTGCAATAGAAGATTATGATCAGAATATCTTTAACAATTTACAAATATTTGCTTCACATGGTAATGTAGACCAAGTTGTTCCTGTAGAATGGGCACGCAAAGCACAACCTATACTAAACAATTTGGGAATTAAAAATGTTTACAAAGAATACCCTGTAGGTCATGGAGTATCACCTCAGAATTTTTATGATTTCAAAAATTGGCTATTAGAAACTGAATAA